The following are encoded together in the Helicobacter pylori genome:
- a CDS encoding indole-3-glycerol phosphate synthase, with product MQEIGILENLQKSLALKEGMLSYEMLGKSLSYNPYLPRVISQIKDCVFVTPDEVLGKLLEENTRTECVIVNFKGLYEIGAPSVFDLEVLGLLRRHASSLIVHQDLFISHYQLLESLVQGSDGVILDEELLKEDLKGMVGFAWRLGLSVFVETHKKDYTHLKDLGVLGVLEKVPHSQNQKKIVFLD from the coding sequence ATGCAAGAAATAGGGATTTTAGAAAATTTACAAAAAAGCTTAGCCTTAAAAGAGGGCATGCTTTCTTATGAAATGTTAGGTAAAAGCCTGTCGTATAACCCTTACTTGCCTAGAGTCATTTCTCAAATTAAAGATTGTGTTTTTGTAACCCCTGATGAGGTTTTAGGAAAGCTTTTGGAAGAAAACACCCGCACAGAATGCGTCATTGTCAATTTCAAAGGATTATACGAAATAGGCGCACCAAGCGTGTTTGATTTAGAAGTTTTAGGGTTATTGCGCCGCCATGCGAGCTCTTTGATTGTCCATCAGGATCTTTTCATCAGCCATTACCAGCTTTTAGAATCGCTTGTTCAAGGCTCTGATGGGGTCATTTTAGATGAAGAGCTTTTGAAAGAAGATTTAAAGGGCATGGTAGGATTCGCTTGGCGTTTGGGCTTAAGCGTGTTTGTAGAAACCCACAAAAAAGACTACACCCATTTAAAAGATTTAGGGGTTTTAGGCGTGCTAGAAAAAGTCCCCCATTCTCAAAATCAAAAAAAAATAGTTTTTTTAGATTGA
- a CDS encoding YfhL family 4Fe-4S dicluster ferredoxin — translation MSLLVNDECIACDACREECPSEAIEEGDPIYNIDPDRCTECYGYDDDEPRCVSVCPVDAILPDPNNAESKEELKYKYESLKEQD, via the coding sequence ATGTCATTATTGGTGAATGATGAATGCATTGCGTGCGATGCTTGCAGAGAAGAATGCCCTAGTGAGGCGATTGAAGAGGGCGATCCCATTTATAATATTGATCCAGACAGATGCACAGAGTGTTACGGGTATGATGATGATGAGCCTCGTTGCGTGAGCGTATGCCCTGTAGATGCGATTTTACCGGATCCTAACAATGCAGAGAGCAAAGAGGAATTGAAATACAAATACGAAAGCTTAAAAGAGCAAGATTAA